The window AGGTAACTTCTTCGGCCTTTAATTCGTGCGCCATCTGCCGGCTGAGCACGAATAAATAGTCGGATAAACGGTTGAGGTACATGACCACCAGGTCGGCCACGAAGGAGTCTTCGCGCAGGGCAATAACCAGGCGCTCGGCGCGGCGGCACACGCAGCGGGCTACGTGGGCGTAGGAAACTGAGGGGTGGCCGCCGGGTAGAATAAACACGCGCAGCTCGGGCAAGTCTTCATTCATCCGGTCCATTTCGCGCTCCAGCAGCAGAACGTCTTCCTCGTGCAGGTCCGGAATTTTCATCTTCGACTTCTCCGGGTCAGAGGCCAGGGAGGCGCCCATGGTGAAGAGCCGGTCCTGGATTTCCTTGAGCAGGTCGCGGCGGCCGGCGTTTACGTCCTGGTCGCGCACCAGGCCCAGGTAAGAGTTGAGCTCGTCGACGGTGCCGTAGCACTCAATGCGCAGGCTGGACTTTGGAACCCGGGTGCCGCCGATAAGCGAAGTAAGGCCTTTGTCGCCGGTTTTGGTGTAGATCTTCATGCAGTGAGCGAAGGACAGAGGGCGGGAGCTGAGGTTGCAGAAAAAACAAGAACAAAAAAGTCAGCTCAATGTCGGCAGCTCGTCCTTGGAAAGTCAGCTGAGGATGTGGGAGGCCACTTTCTGGTTGGGCACATCCGACTCAACCTGCCCGTCGCGCAGGCGCACGATGCGGTGGGCAAAGTTGGCAATATCCTCTTCGTGGGTTACCATGATAATGGTATTACCCTTGGCGTAGAGGGCCTCAAACAAATCCATGATTTCGTGGCTGGTCTTGGAGTCGAGGGCGCCGGTGGGTTCGTCGGCCAGCAGCACGCTAGGGTCGTTGACCAGGGCCCGGGCAATGGCTACGCGCTGGCGCTGACCACCGGAAAGCTCATTGGGCTTGTGCTTGGCCCGGGTGTCGAGGCCTACGCTTTTAAGGGCCATCATAGCCTTTTCTTCCCGGTCCGACTTGCTGTAGCCCGCGTAAATCAGGGGCAGGGCCACGTTGTCGAGGGAAGTAGCCCGGGGCAGCAGGTTGAAGCTCTGGAAGATAAAGCCAATTTCCTTGTTGCGCACGTCGGCCAGCTGGTTGTCCGACATGCTGCTCACGTTCTTGCCGTTCAGAATATAAGTACCCCGCGTGGGCGTGTCGAGGCAGCCCACGATGTTCATTAGCGTCGACTTGCCCGAGCCCGAAGGTCCCATGAAGGCGACATACTCGCCCCGCTGAATGGTGATGGTAACGGACCGCAGTGCCTGGATGAGCTCGGTGCCCATCTGGTATTCCTTCGCAATGTCGTGGGTTTCAATGACAGGCTGTAACATGAGCAGCGGGGTTTGGTCCTAATTCCAGGGGGTAGCGGCAGCCGTTTGAGTGGCCCGCCGGGCGTTATACTGCGAAAGAAAGGTACTGTATTCCGCGGGTGAAAGCAACGGACGCAGCTTTTCCAGAGAAGCTGCGGCGTATTCGCCCAGGCCCGCCGGAATAGCGGCCAGCGTGTAGGCCTTGAGCAGGGGCACCGACTCCGGGTTGTACTCCAGGCCCTTGAGCAGGGCGTTATAGGCGGGCATATCCTGCTGGCGGCTCAGGTAGAAGTCGGCGGCAGCCAGTACAGCCTGCTCCAGGTACGGGGCTTCGCGTACCACCTGGGCGTAGAACTTGGCTGCCGCGGGAGCTTGGTTTTCCGCTTGCGCCAACGCCGCCCGATAATACAGTTGGTAGGGCCGGTCGAGGCGGCTGAAGTACCCCTGCTGCACGACGGTGCGCAGCTGGGGCAGCTGCTTGCTTTGCAGGTAAAGCTGGCCCCGCAGCACGTTCCAGGCCGAGCCGGTGGGCGTAGCCGTAGCCGGTTTCGGGGCAAACAGCTCCAGGGCCTGTTGGGCCGCCGGCAGCTGGCCAGCCAGCAGTGCCCGCGGAATCTGGGCCAGCAGGGCAGCCTCGCGGGAAGCGGCAGTACTCAGGCCGGCAGCCCGGGGCACGAGGCTTTCCGGATACAGCGAGCCACCGCGCAGCACCAGATACTGCGCCTTCACCGAGTCGGGAGCAGCGGGGTACTGGGTGTTGAAGTCCAAGTTCAGCACCGAGAGCAGCCGCTGGGCCCGCCGGCTGGTGCCAAAGGTCTTATCGGGTAATGCCTGCTGAGCCGAAAAGCGGGCCGAATCGGGCTGGTTTAGGAGCGCTAGGGCGTAGGCCCGGAACAGGGCGGCTTCCGCGTAGCCATTGCGGTGGGCATCGGCGAGGCGGGCCGCGGCGGGGCGGTACTGCTGCTGTTCCAGAAGCCACAAACCCCACAGGTTTTGGTAGTAGGCGCTGCCCGCGGAGTTGCCAGTCGTCAGCGGCAGCAGGGTATTTTGGGCCGCCACGGTCTGGCCCCCGTAGTGCTGGGTTAGAGCGCGCAGAAAGGTCAGCTGGTCGGCGTAGGCGCTGTTGTCGGGCTGCTGGGCCAGGCGTGCCAGCAGCGGCAGCTGGCTGGTATCGGCTAGCGCGGCGCGGTGCAGGGCGTCGTGGTAGAGGCGGGCAAACCCGGCCGTGGTCAGCACCGGCGAAGGCAGTTCCACTGGGGCTGGCTTTTGGGGCTTACCCGTTAGCAGGTAAAGCAGGGAAACGTTGCTGTCCCAGGCGGCATTGTCGGCGCCGCCTTTACGCTCGGCAATCAACTGGCGGGCGGCCGCAACCTGTTGGTTTTGCAGCAGAAACGCCAAGCGGTTAGTTTCCACGGCCGAACTATTGGGCGCCAGCGCCTCGGCCCGCTGCAGATAGTAGTCTACCGAGTCGGTGAGGGTGGAGCGGGTGTAAAGCTGGGCCAGGTCGTTGGCCAAGCGGGCACTGCGGGGCGTATTTTTGATGCCTTGGCGCAAAACGGCCAGCCGGTCGAAAAAGTCGCCGGGCTCATTGTAGAGCGCGGCCAGGCGCAGTGAAATCTTTTCCGAAGGTGCCCGGCTTAAGGCCCGGCGCAGGGCGTTTATTTCGTTCTGACGCTGGGAGCGGAAGTGGTAGAGCGCCGCCCGGCCCATGCTGGCGCGGTGGTTGTGCTGGTCGAGCACGTCACTTTCGGCGTAGTAGCGTTCCGCCAGCAAGGCCAGTCCATCGGCATTAGGTTGCTCCTCGCTCTGCAGGCGGGTTAGGTCGCCCACGTTGTTGAAGTAGCCGGCCTGCACCTGGTCGAGCACAAAGAAGTTGTTGCGCATCTCCACGGCCAGCAAGCTGCCAATTCCCACCACGTACACGATGTAGAAGGGCAGACGCCTGGGCTCGTACACCACCCGGAACACGCGCAGCTTCTGGCGAATCAGGGTGACGAAGTTGAAGAGCACGTAAATCAGAAAGGCCGTGCCCACGCAAAGCAGAGCCAGGGCCGTAAAGTCGCGGGCGGCGCTGAGCAGCGGGTCGTTGGCGGTGGCAAAGGCAAAGCCCAAAAAGCCCGCTGCCACGGTCAGCAGCACCAGAAACAGCAGCTGCGCCGCGGCAAAAGGCACAAACTCCCCGTAGGTAGCGGCCCGGCGCCGCAGGTTCAGCCAGCTGATAACGGCCGCCGGCAGCAGCAGTACCAGGGGGTCGAGGCTGACGCCGGGCAGAATCAGCAGCTCACCGTTGTTCCAGTAATAAAGCAGCAGAGTGCCCAGATACAGCCCACTGGCCAGTAGAAACGGTAAAATGCCAAAGCGGCTGCCCGGGTTTTCGGCCTGGGAATTAAACCACAGCAGCCCGTAGATATTCTCAAAGCTGAGCCAGAGCACCAGCAAGGCTACGGCCGCAGCCCCGCTGCTGGTAGCGTAGCTCACCAGGTGCAGAGCAGTGGTATCGGCTGGGTTGTCGCTGCGCTGAAACAGCAGCGCGGCCAGGCCCGCTACTAGTAAGGCAAAGGTCAGGAGGCGGCGGCCCTGGGGCACGTCGGTCCAGAAGGCGTGGAACACGTAGGCCGGCACGCCCAGCGTCAGCAGGCTCAGAATTAGGAAATACTGCTCCCGCGAATCGAAAACGCCGAGCATATCGGCATTAAACGACATCAGCAGGAAAAACAGCAGGGCCATGCCCGCCACAAACGACAGGCGCGGCAGAGTGCTGATGACGGCCAGGTAAAATACCAGCGCTACGGCCAGCAGGCCCAGCAAGGCCACGGCCGCGTCGGGCCGCACGAAGGGCCCGGTCACGTCGTGGGTAGCACTCACCAGGTAGCCATTGACGCGCACCGGCAGCTCATCGAGGCCAATACGCACGTGCTGGAGCACGGTGGGCACGGGCTTGAGCTGGGCTACTTCCTGCACCCGCAGCGTGTAGTCGTCGCCGGTGAAGTAATAATACAGGGCCAGGGCCAGGGCAAGACCAGCCAGCAGGCCCAGAATCCAGCGGATCAGGCGCCAGCCGGAAAAGCGGGGAGAAGAAAGCGGGAGCGTCAAGACAGAAGGTTATTCCAGCACTTTAGGCACGCGGAAGTAGTCGGAATCCTTGCGCGGGGCGTTGCGCAGGCCTTCCTGGTGGCTCACCGAGTTGTGGGCCTCGTCGGGGCGCAGCACGTTGATTTCGTGCGACAAATGCACCAGGGGCTCCACGTTGGTCGTGTCCAGCTCGCTGAGCTGGGCCACCCAGTCCAGAATCTTGTTCAGGTCGCCCAGCATCTGCTGCTCCTTGGTAGCGTCAAATTCGAGGCGAGACAGATGAGCCAGTTTGCGCAGGGTTGATAAATCGGTGCTCACGGGTAAAAGGAAAAAGGGAAGTTCAGTTTAAGACTTGGGCAGCTCCAGCTCCGGGTTGGCCTGCGGGGCCGGGCTCGGTTCCGGTTTGGGCTTGCCCAGGCGGGACGGACCCGGAATACCGGCGGCTTCGGGCCGAAACGCGCTGGCAATAGTACGAAAAGCCTCGTCCCGAATGCGGGGCACGTCGGCTGTGGTCAGGCCCTGAGTGAAAATGGGCTCGTGAATAACGACCTGCAGCGGCGTGTAGCGCACCCGGATACCGCCAACATCGGGCATAAAGCGGTGGTTCAACGGCATCGAAACCGGCACGATGGGCACGCCGGTGGCAATGGCCAGCTGGAAGGCCCCATCCTTGAACGGACCCATTTCCTCGCCGGGCTTTTTGGAAATGGTGCCTTCGGGAAAAATCACCACCGAGCGGCCCGCTTCCAGGCTTTGCTTGGCTTGCACCATGGCCCGGCCCCGGCTCACGGCGCTGTTGCGGTTCACGGTGATGTAGACGCTGCCGAAAATCGGGCCCCAGAGCGGGACTTTAGCCAGGGCGCTCTTGCCGATGATGTTCAAATAGCCGGGAATGGCCTTAAACAGCACCGGAATATCAATATAGGAGCTGTGGTTGGCTACGTAAATGCAGGGCTGCGCGGCCGGCAGCGGCTGTTTGCGGACGATATCCACCGGCATGCCCCACATCCGGATGGCAAACGTGGACCAGCCCCGGTTGAGGTTGTGCAGGTGCCGGTGCAAGGACGGCTTGCGACCCAGCAGCACCTGAATGGGGTAGGTAACCACGAAGGGCAGCACAAACCAGAACGTGCTCCAGGTAGTGTAGATGCGGTGCCAGAGGTAGTGCAACAGTCGACGCATACCGGCAAAAATACGAGCTATAATCTTAGAAGCCGTTTGGCGGCGGGTTTTCCAATTACAGCTGTTGCCGGCTTTGCAGCACCTTTTCGGCCTTAAGCAGGCCGGCCACGCTGATGGCGTCCGTAATTCGGTCGTCCATCACCATGGCCACGGCTTCCGAGAGGGGCAGTTTCCAGAGGCGCAGCTCCTCGGTTTCCTCGGGCTCTACTTCGCCGGCTTCCAGGTCTTCGGCCAGATAGACAAAGCCCTCCTCATCGGTCACCGAATTGGAGGTGTGCAGGCGGGCAATGCGGGTCCAGCGCCGGGCCGTGAAGCCGGTTTCCTCCTTGAGCTCCCGCTGGGCCGATTCGAGAATGTCCAATTCTACCGGACCGCCGCCCATCGGAATTTCCCAGGAATACTCGTTGAGCGGGTAGCGGTACTGGCCTACCAGCCAGGTGTTACCCTCGGCGTCCACGGGCACGATTCCCAGGGCCTTGTTCTGCATCGAAACTACGCCGTAGATGCCCCGGCCGCCTTTGGGGTTGATTACCTGGTCTTCCCGGACCCGAATCCAGGGGTTCTGGTACTTGGGCTCAGAGCTCAGAATCTGCCACGGGTTACGGGTCTCGTCGAAGTCGGAAGAGGGAATATGACTCATTATATTCAAGTTGCTGAAAACTACCCAACCGGGCAAAGGTACAATTTCACGGCCAGCCCGGAAGGCCTTTTCACGTCCATCGGGCTACAAGCAGGGTTAGTCGGGTAAGAAGCCTCGTTTGACAAAAACACCCTAATAAACGCCTGACACCAAGTAGTTTTGTCGTAGAAAGGAACCAGCACAGATAGAGGTTGTGGAAAGGAAGTCTCTGTCTTGTGTAACAAGCCGACCGGGCTAAGGAGTAGGGTGGATGAATTTCTACCGGTCGGTGCAAAATTAAGAGCCGTTGCCCAGAGCAACGGCTTTTTTTGTGCCCAAACATTTTCGGTGCCCACGCCAAAATCTTGTTTGGCTTCCGGCCGCTCCGACCTCAACCCCAACGCTACGGGGTGCGTACCAGTCAGTAATTGGCTGTTTACATCCCAGCCGGTACCGGATATTTTTATGGCAAATCAACCCAAAAACCAGTCCGCCCAGTCCCAGCCCGGAGACCCTTTGTTCAACCTGAAACACGCCCAGGCCGAAGCGGAGCTAGCCCAGAACACGGGTGGCCTCGGCCCGATTACCAACGTATATGTCACTTCCGACGAGGACGACGCCATTGACGAAGGCCCTCGTGACAAGCAGGGCAACCGCCGCGGCGAGCCTGACGCTCCCGATGCTGGCACTACCGCCGGCCGCCACTAAGTGGTGAAGTGGTGAGTTGTTGTTCCAGAGCCTTGTAGAGCATTGGTATCAACGCCTACTTCTCCGTTTTACTTTGTGCTTACTTTTTCTGAAAAGGGCCTCTCCGGGTGCTGCGGCTGCCGGGGAGGCCTTTTTATTTATAGCTGACTCGGCAATGGGGTTGGGCCGGCGCGGCGCGGGGTTGTACCTTCGCCGCCCCTATGCTGCTTGCCTCCCACACCAACCTTCCGCTGGAAGCGGGCCTCGACGAAGCCGGCCGCGGCTGTCTGGCCGGCCCGGTTTTCGCCGCCGCCGTTATCCTGCCCCCCGACTTTGCTCCCGCCTACCTCAACGACTCCAAGCTGATGACGGCGCGGCGGCGCGAGGCCATCCGCAAGGAAATCTGCCGGGAAGCTGTGAGCTGGGCGGTAGGTGAAGCCAATACGGCCGAAATTGCCTCCATCAATATTGCCCAGGCCAGCTACCTGGCTATGCACCGGGCCGTGGCCCAGCTGCCTCAGGCGCCCCAGCACCTGATTGTGGACGGCAACCGGTTTCGCGCCTACCCGGGCATCGAGCACACGTGCTTCGTGAAGGGCGACGGGCGCTACCGCAGCATTGCCGCCGCCTCGGTGCTGGCCAAAACCTTTCGCGACGACCGAATGCACGAGCTGGCCCTGGAGTACCCCATGTATGGCTGGGAGCAAAACGCGGGCTACCCCACCGAAAAGCACCGCGCCGCCATCCGGGAGTACGGCCCCAGTGAGCACCACCGCATGGGCTTCCGGCTGCTGTAGTCAGTGTGCTGGGTTAGGGTGCTAATGTGTTGGGATGTGGAGAATGGGCGGAATGTGCTGAGCTTCCTAAAGTGAAAAGCCCTTTCTCGTTCGATACGGGAAAGGGCTTTCTGGTAATAAGGACGGGGCGTGCTG of the Hymenobacter chitinivorans DSM 11115 genome contains:
- the gatC gene encoding Asp-tRNA(Asn)/Glu-tRNA(Gln) amidotransferase subunit GatC, which codes for MSTDLSTLRKLAHLSRLEFDATKEQQMLGDLNKILDWVAQLSELDTTNVEPLVHLSHEINVLRPDEAHNSVSHQEGLRNAPRKDSDYFRVPKVLE
- a CDS encoding lysophospholipid acyltransferase family protein; this translates as MRRLLHYLWHRIYTTWSTFWFVLPFVVTYPIQVLLGRKPSLHRHLHNLNRGWSTFAIRMWGMPVDIVRKQPLPAAQPCIYVANHSSYIDIPVLFKAIPGYLNIIGKSALAKVPLWGPIFGSVYITVNRNSAVSRGRAMVQAKQSLEAGRSVVIFPEGTISKKPGEEMGPFKDGAFQLAIATGVPIVPVSMPLNHRFMPDVGGIRVRYTPLQVVIHEPIFTQGLTTADVPRIRDEAFRTIASAFRPEAAGIPGPSRLGKPKPEPSPAPQANPELELPKS
- a CDS encoding ABC transporter ATP-binding protein, translated to MLQPVIETHDIAKEYQMGTELIQALRSVTITIQRGEYVAFMGPSGSGKSTLMNIVGCLDTPTRGTYILNGKNVSSMSDNQLADVRNKEIGFIFQSFNLLPRATSLDNVALPLIYAGYSKSDREEKAMMALKSVGLDTRAKHKPNELSGGQRQRVAIARALVNDPSVLLADEPTGALDSKTSHEIMDLFEALYAKGNTIIMVTHEEDIANFAHRIVRLRDGQVESDVPNQKVASHILS
- a CDS encoding NUDIX domain-containing protein codes for the protein MSHIPSSDFDETRNPWQILSSEPKYQNPWIRVREDQVINPKGGRGIYGVVSMQNKALGIVPVDAEGNTWLVGQYRYPLNEYSWEIPMGGGPVELDILESAQRELKEETGFTARRWTRIARLHTSNSVTDEEGFVYLAEDLEAGEVEPEETEELRLWKLPLSEAVAMVMDDRITDAISVAGLLKAEKVLQSRQQL
- a CDS encoding ribonuclease HII, producing the protein MLLASHTNLPLEAGLDEAGRGCLAGPVFAAAVILPPDFAPAYLNDSKLMTARRREAIRKEICREAVSWAVGEANTAEIASINIAQASYLAMHRAVAQLPQAPQHLIVDGNRFRAYPGIEHTCFVKGDGRYRSIAAASVLAKTFRDDRMHELALEYPMYGWEQNAGYPTEKHRAAIREYGPSEHHRMGFRLL
- a CDS encoding tetratricopeptide repeat protein — its product is MTLPLSSPRFSGWRLIRWILGLLAGLALALALYYYFTGDDYTLRVQEVAQLKPVPTVLQHVRIGLDELPVRVNGYLVSATHDVTGPFVRPDAAVALLGLLAVALVFYLAVISTLPRLSFVAGMALLFFLLMSFNADMLGVFDSREQYFLILSLLTLGVPAYVFHAFWTDVPQGRRLLTFALLVAGLAALLFQRSDNPADTTALHLVSYATSSGAAAVALLVLWLSFENIYGLLWFNSQAENPGSRFGILPFLLASGLYLGTLLLYYWNNGELLILPGVSLDPLVLLLPAAVISWLNLRRRAATYGEFVPFAAAQLLFLVLLTVAAGFLGFAFATANDPLLSAARDFTALALLCVGTAFLIYVLFNFVTLIRQKLRVFRVVYEPRRLPFYIVYVVGIGSLLAVEMRNNFFVLDQVQAGYFNNVGDLTRLQSEEQPNADGLALLAERYYAESDVLDQHNHRASMGRAALYHFRSQRQNEINALRRALSRAPSEKISLRLAALYNEPGDFFDRLAVLRQGIKNTPRSARLANDLAQLYTRSTLTDSVDYYLQRAEALAPNSSAVETNRLAFLLQNQQVAAARQLIAERKGGADNAAWDSNVSLLYLLTGKPQKPAPVELPSPVLTTAGFARLYHDALHRAALADTSQLPLLARLAQQPDNSAYADQLTFLRALTQHYGGQTVAAQNTLLPLTTGNSAGSAYYQNLWGLWLLEQQQYRPAAARLADAHRNGYAEAALFRAYALALLNQPDSARFSAQQALPDKTFGTSRRAQRLLSVLNLDFNTQYPAAPDSVKAQYLVLRGGSLYPESLVPRAAGLSTAASREAALLAQIPRALLAGQLPAAQQALELFAPKPATATPTGSAWNVLRGQLYLQSKQLPQLRTVVQQGYFSRLDRPYQLYYRAALAQAENQAPAAAKFYAQVVREAPYLEQAVLAAADFYLSRQQDMPAYNALLKGLEYNPESVPLLKAYTLAAIPAGLGEYAAASLEKLRPLLSPAEYSTFLSQYNARRATQTAAATPWN
- a CDS encoding cob(I)yrinic acid a,c-diamide adenosyltransferase, whose amino-acid sequence is MKIYTKTGDKGLTSLIGGTRVPKSSLRIECYGTVDELNSYLGLVRDQDVNAGRRDLLKEIQDRLFTMGASLASDPEKSKMKIPDLHEEDVLLLEREMDRMNEDLPELRVFILPGGHPSVSYAHVARCVCRRAERLVIALREDSFVADLVVMYLNRLSDYLFVLSRQMAHELKAEEVTWKPRLS